Proteins from a genomic interval of Quercus robur chromosome 9, dhQueRobu3.1, whole genome shotgun sequence:
- the LOC126699629 gene encoding uncharacterized protein LOC126699629 → MGIIKSSFSFIVGTVCGIYIAQNYAVPNIRKLTHDALYKAKLVEEKYRKPKTKADYDDDDG, encoded by the coding sequence ATGGGAATCATAAAGAGTAGCTTTTCGTTCATAGTAGGGACGGTGTGTGGAATATACATAGCTCAAAACTACGCCGTTCCGAACATAAGGAAGCTCACCCACGATGCCCTCTACAAGGCCAAGCTCGTCGAAGAGAAGTACCGAAAGCCCAAAACCAAGGCCGACTACGACGACGACGATGGCTAG
- the LOC126700825 gene encoding uncharacterized protein LOC126700825 — protein MDDAKRRALIRSKAAKKTADDTPPATGPSNPSAKRKTQPKADRQAKKAKVSLEPVVGLMAEPPKTVTPTKHGVGKGLMKGPSKVDEKPPVLLREDSKHALEQISSIISAEDYEDLGNHSTEAMGESGLFAITQAMVMMKGLMGRCLSQETALDRVRAKAEKTEEELLQMRNWRPKIEKKLELSEKARKSLEQMTEEAKKALESKDKEIAELKNEVRQAKDAAVREYRDSDALITELGDSFHQGFMDALRQVRQAYPDVDPSKFKVEDPVQSSVVPVASEDTDDLFDVDDAVVDGASAPAKVDQVEPDTETVPQPVDNADKAQ, from the exons ATGGACGATGCTAAGAGAAGAGCCTTGATTCGGTCAAAGGCTGCAAAGAAGACTGCTGACGACACTCCTCCTGCGACGGGCCCGAGCAATCCGTCTGCTAAGCGGAAGACTCAGCCCAAAGCGGACCGTCAGGCCAAGAAGGCCAAAGTGTCTTTAGAACCCGTCGTGGGACTCATGGCGGAGCCTCCGAAGACGgtcactccaaccaaacacgGGGTTGGCAAGGGTTTGATGAAAGGCCCGTCGAAGGTTGACGAGAAGCCGCCCGTCCTTCTTCGAGAGGATTCTAAGCATGCCTTAGAACAGATTTCCTCCATCATCTCGGCGGAGGATTACGAAGACTTAGGCAACcactcgacggaggccatgggggagtcGGGCCTGTTTGCCATTACACAG GcaatggtcatgatgaaggggctgatgggacggtGCCTCAGCCAAGAGACGGCCTTGGATCGTGTACGGGCCAAGGCGGAGAAGACGGAGGAAGAACTCCTCCAAATGCGAAACTGGAGacccaaaatagagaaaaagcttGAGCTGTCGGAGAAGGCAAGGAAGAGCCTTGAACAGATGACGGAGGAGGCAAAGAAGGCTCTAGAGAGCAAGGACAAAGAGATAGCCGAGCTGAAAAACGAAGTCCGTCAAGCTAAGGACGCGGCGGTCCGTGAATACCGTGACTCCGACGCCCTAATCACTGAGCTGGGCGACTCTTTCCATCAGGGCTTCATGGATGCCCTCCGTCAAGTCAGGCAAGCTTATCCAGACGTGGATCCTTCCAAGTTCAAAGTTGAAGACCCGGTCCAGTCATCCGTCGTGCCTGTTGCCTCCGAGGATACAGACGACCTCTTTGATGTCGACGACGCAGTTGTTGACGGGGCATCTGCCCCAGCAAAAGTTGACCAAGTTGAGCCTGACACGGAGACGGTTCCACAGCCCGTCGATAATGCGGACAAGGCTCAGTag